The Saccharopolyspora gloriosae genome has a segment encoding these proteins:
- a CDS encoding alpha/beta hydrolase — MSSHIAALTRSSAVLAAVLVAGSLTPTAVAGPPAADSTPAPLRTNGAAVPALEWAPCELAPGYECATAEVPLSYRDPAGQQIRLAVGKLPAVDQEHKLGTIFYNPGGPGGSGKLAPELTPELHQRFDIVGFDPRGIGESTGLSCFTAPGDGFHYDGTFPVTPEQERVQVDDTARGVERCAQNAGPLLQHTSTANVARDLDLLREAVGEDRLDYYGISYGSHLGTVYANLFPERVGSLAIDAVLDPIEWTTGYRPEEAFDPFTFRIGSYGGAQQALHSFLDACAADERCAFREPGTDLFGKYNAVLDRLLAQPVTITRPDGTPQEITYQVAAISTLGSLYGASASTQLGEFLQQLHELSLPGAAAGPAPVVAVPAAPQDRVGALRTEQGLSVRCNDTSNPGDPWVWSEYARRADEVGRGFGSYWTYWSLACADWPGGSDPDRYTGPWDRETAEPVLVIGNRQGDPATPYEDARKTSELLSDARLLTLDSFGHGARGESACIDGALNAYFTDGALPAEGTVCQPDRGPFDPVP, encoded by the coding sequence ATGTCGTCACACATCGCCGCCTTAACTCGCAGTTCGGCGGTTCTCGCCGCCGTGCTCGTCGCGGGTTCGCTCACACCGACCGCCGTCGCCGGGCCGCCCGCCGCGGACTCCACGCCCGCTCCGCTGCGCACCAACGGGGCGGCCGTCCCGGCGCTGGAGTGGGCGCCGTGCGAGCTCGCGCCCGGTTACGAATGCGCGACCGCCGAGGTGCCGCTGTCCTATCGAGATCCGGCGGGACAGCAGATCCGGCTCGCCGTGGGAAAGCTGCCCGCCGTTGATCAGGAGCACAAGCTCGGCACGATCTTCTACAACCCGGGCGGGCCGGGCGGCAGCGGCAAGTTGGCGCCGGAACTGACTCCGGAATTGCACCAGCGCTTCGACATCGTCGGCTTCGATCCGCGCGGCATCGGCGAGAGCACCGGGTTGAGCTGCTTCACCGCGCCCGGCGATGGCTTCCACTACGACGGCACCTTCCCCGTGACTCCGGAGCAGGAACGGGTCCAGGTCGACGACACCGCGCGCGGAGTCGAGCGGTGCGCCCAGAACGCGGGGCCGTTGCTGCAGCACACGTCGACGGCGAACGTGGCCCGTGACCTTGACCTGCTGCGCGAGGCGGTGGGGGAGGACCGGCTCGATTACTACGGCATTTCCTACGGCAGTCACCTCGGCACGGTGTACGCGAACCTGTTCCCAGAGCGGGTGGGGTCGCTGGCGATCGATGCCGTGCTCGACCCGATCGAGTGGACCACCGGATACCGGCCGGAGGAGGCGTTCGACCCGTTCACCTTCCGGATAGGCAGCTACGGCGGTGCTCAGCAGGCGCTGCACTCGTTCCTCGACGCGTGCGCCGCCGATGAGCGCTGCGCGTTCCGGGAGCCGGGTACCGACCTGTTCGGCAAGTACAACGCGGTGCTGGACCGGCTGCTGGCCCAGCCCGTCACGATCACCCGGCCCGACGGAACGCCGCAGGAGATCACCTACCAGGTGGCCGCGATCAGCACGCTGGGCTCGCTCTACGGCGCTTCGGCGTCGACGCAACTCGGTGAGTTCCTGCAGCAGCTGCACGAACTCTCCCTGCCCGGTGCCGCCGCCGGGCCGGCACCGGTCGTGGCGGTACCGGCGGCCCCGCAAGATCGGGTGGGCGCCCTGAGAACGGAGCAGGGGCTCAGCGTGAGGTGCAACGACACCAGCAACCCCGGCGACCCCTGGGTGTGGTCCGAGTACGCGCGGCGGGCCGACGAGGTCGGGCGCGGTTTCGGCTCGTACTGGACGTACTGGTCGCTGGCGTGCGCGGACTGGCCCGGCGGATCCGATCCGGATCGCTACACCGGGCCGTGGGACCGGGAGACGGCCGAGCCGGTGCTGGTCATCGGCAACCGGCAGGGCGACCCGGCCACGCCGTACGAGGACGCGCGCAAGACCTCGGAGCTGCTCTCCGACGCCCGGCTGCTCACCCTCGACTCGTTCGGACACGGCGCTCGCGGTGAGAGCGCCTGCATCGACGGGGCGTTGAACGCCTACTTCACCGACGGCGCACTGCCCGCCGAAGGCACCGTCTGCCAGCCGGACCGAGGCCCGTTCGACCCGGTGCCCTGA
- a CDS encoding cytochrome c oxidase subunit 4 yields MKVEAKIFNMITGFFFLSAVVYGVWSHEPVGTTALVLVGGLSLLIGSYFQFVARRIEPRPEDNPDAEISDGAGELGFFSPGSYWPAGVAAAAAFAGIALAFFHVVMIVIATGVLLIMVAGLVFEYHTGPNHE; encoded by the coding sequence ATGAAGGTCGAAGCGAAGATCTTCAACATGATCACCGGTTTCTTCTTCCTGTCGGCGGTCGTCTACGGGGTGTGGTCGCACGAGCCCGTGGGCACGACGGCACTGGTCCTGGTGGGCGGGTTGTCGCTGCTGATCGGCAGCTACTTCCAGTTCGTGGCGCGGCGCATCGAGCCGCGTCCGGAGGACAACCCGGACGCGGAGATCAGCGACGGCGCGGGCGAGCTGGGCTTCTTCAGCCCCGGCAGCTACTGGCCCGCCGGGGTGGCGGCCGCCGCCGCGTTCGCCGGTATCGCCTTGGCGTTCTTCCACGTGGTCATGATCGTGATCGCGACCGGTGTGCTGCTGATCATGGTCGCGGGTCTCGTGTTCGAGTACCACACCGGACCGAACCACGAGTGA
- a CDS encoding cytochrome c oxidase subunit II — MGSLRQERLKEGTRVPRLVKVAGLVGLVAVAATGCSTDEVLRFGWPQGVTPQAESMRQLWTWSVIAALAVGVLVWGLMFWTIAFHRKKSEELPRQFQYNVPLEVIYTAVPFVMVVVLFYFTATTQNYVMAKSADPDEKVNVVSFQWNWEFNYPDHRTPDGQPVRTVGSSSEIPLLVLPTGSSIQYNLSSTDVIHSFFVPEFHFKRDTFPHPDKNNQDAVFENTIEREGSFVGRCAELCGTYHSMMNFEVRALSPDKFDQYMQLRTQNNPATGQYYTAAEALNQMNCGELCAPRAVTSVPFDTDRTSGEPSTIGGRQAGN, encoded by the coding sequence ATGGGGAGCTTGCGGCAGGAACGTCTGAAGGAGGGGACCCGAGTGCCACGGCTGGTCAAAGTCGCCGGGCTGGTAGGCCTGGTCGCGGTCGCGGCCACGGGCTGTTCGACCGACGAGGTCCTGCGGTTCGGCTGGCCGCAAGGTGTCACTCCGCAGGCCGAGTCCATGCGGCAGCTGTGGACGTGGTCGGTGATCGCTGCGCTGGCGGTCGGCGTCCTGGTGTGGGGCCTGATGTTCTGGACGATCGCCTTCCACCGCAAGAAGAGCGAGGAGCTGCCCCGGCAGTTCCAGTACAACGTGCCGCTGGAGGTCATCTACACGGCGGTGCCGTTCGTGATGGTCGTGGTGCTGTTCTACTTCACCGCCACCACGCAGAACTACGTGATGGCGAAGTCCGCTGATCCGGACGAGAAGGTCAACGTCGTCTCGTTCCAGTGGAACTGGGAGTTCAACTACCCGGACCACCGCACGCCGGACGGGCAGCCGGTGCGGACCGTGGGCAGCAGCAGCGAGATCCCGCTGCTGGTGCTGCCGACCGGATCGTCGATCCAGTACAACCTGAGCTCCACCGACGTCATCCACTCGTTCTTCGTCCCCGAGTTCCACTTCAAGCGGGACACCTTCCCGCACCCGGACAAGAACAACCAGGACGCCGTCTTCGAGAACACCATCGAACGCGAGGGCTCGTTCGTCGGGCGGTGCGCCGAACTGTGCGGCACCTACCACTCGATGATGAACTTCGAGGTCCGCGCCTTGTCGCCGGACAAGTTCGACCAGTACATGCAGCTGCGGACGCAGAACAACCCGGCCACCGGGCAGTACTACACCGCGGCCGAGGCGTTGAACCAGATGAACTGCGGTGAGCTGTGCGCGCCGCGGGCGGTGACCTCGGTGCCGTTCGACACCGACCGAACCTCCGGTGAGCCGTCCACCATCGGTGGCCGGCAAGCGGGCAACTGA
- the asnB gene encoding asparagine synthase (glutamine-hydrolyzing), which yields MCGLLGLVCPTEENAGFAVDAVAKALPCQRHRGPDESDTWQGGEAVFGFNRLSIIDLEHSHQPLTWGPPENPGRYTINFNGEIYNYLELRAELAEHYGARFNTDGDTEVIVAAYHYLGTAMVGRLRGMFAFLIWDSERRVVFGARDPFGIKPLFYADGPGGTAFASEKKSLLSLATTLRIGEDIDHKALQHYLTLQYVPEPETLHRQIRRIESGTSFTVSPGGRLVTERYFVPNFTSKPVRNDSEARRLHDQVVDVMRDSVAKHMRADVTVGSFLSGGIDSTAIACLAKEHNPNLITFTTGFERQGYSEVDVAAESAAAIGVKHVIRTVSPEEMMETLPLIIWYLDDPVADPALVPLWFIAREARQHVKVVLSGEGADELFGGYTIYREPLSLAPFERVPGSLRKAMGKVSTAIPDGVRGKDLLRRGALSLEDRYYGNARIFRDDQLKSVMAAFDPGVSHRDVTAEPYRTSEHWDPVTRMQHVDLFTWLRGDILVKADKVTMANSLELRVPFLDNEVFRVASGIPLDQKITPETTKYALRQAMKQVVPAHVLNRRKLGFPVPIRHWLRDEMHDWARNIIQQSQTERLLNKTAILQLLEEHRSGVLDHSRRLWALLVFMIWHGIFVEGRLSPEVPEPYYPVKL from the coding sequence GTGTGCGGCCTGCTTGGACTTGTCTGTCCCACTGAAGAGAACGCCGGTTTCGCCGTCGACGCCGTGGCCAAAGCGCTGCCCTGCCAACGGCACCGGGGGCCGGACGAGAGCGACACCTGGCAGGGCGGTGAGGCCGTCTTCGGCTTCAACCGGCTGTCGATCATCGACCTGGAGCATTCGCACCAGCCGTTGACCTGGGGTCCGCCGGAGAACCCCGGCCGCTACACCATCAACTTCAACGGCGAGATCTACAACTACCTGGAACTGCGCGCGGAGCTCGCCGAGCACTACGGCGCCCGGTTCAACACCGACGGCGACACCGAGGTGATCGTCGCCGCCTACCACTACCTGGGCACCGCGATGGTCGGCCGGTTGCGCGGCATGTTCGCGTTCCTGATCTGGGACAGCGAGCGCCGCGTCGTGTTCGGCGCGCGCGACCCGTTCGGGATCAAGCCGCTGTTCTACGCCGACGGCCCGGGCGGCACGGCGTTCGCCAGCGAGAAGAAGAGCCTGCTGAGCCTGGCCACGACGCTGCGCATCGGCGAGGACATCGATCACAAGGCGCTGCAGCACTACCTGACGCTGCAGTACGTCCCGGAGCCGGAGACGCTGCACCGCCAGATCCGGCGCATCGAGTCCGGCACCTCGTTCACCGTCTCCCCCGGCGGGCGGCTGGTGACCGAGCGGTACTTCGTGCCGAACTTCACCTCGAAGCCGGTGCGCAACGACTCCGAGGCCCGGCGGTTGCACGATCAGGTCGTGGACGTCATGCGGGACTCGGTCGCCAAGCACATGCGCGCCGACGTCACCGTGGGCTCCTTCCTGTCCGGCGGCATCGACTCGACGGCGATCGCCTGCCTGGCCAAGGAGCACAACCCGAACCTGATCACCTTCACCACCGGGTTCGAGCGGCAGGGCTACTCCGAGGTGGACGTGGCCGCCGAGTCGGCCGCGGCGATCGGCGTGAAGCACGTGATCCGCACCGTCTCCCCCGAGGAGATGATGGAGACGCTGCCGCTGATCATCTGGTATCTCGACGACCCGGTGGCGGACCCGGCGCTGGTGCCGCTGTGGTTCATCGCCCGCGAAGCCCGCCAGCACGTCAAGGTGGTCCTCTCCGGGGAGGGCGCTGACGAGCTGTTCGGCGGCTACACGATCTACCGCGAGCCGCTGTCGCTGGCTCCGTTCGAGCGGGTGCCGGGCTCGTTGCGCAAGGCGATGGGCAAGGTCTCCACCGCGATCCCGGACGGGGTGCGCGGCAAGGACCTGCTGCGTCGCGGCGCGCTGTCGCTGGAGGACCGCTACTACGGCAACGCGCGGATCTTCCGCGACGACCAGCTCAAGTCGGTGATGGCGGCCTTCGACCCGGGCGTCTCGCACCGCGACGTCACCGCCGAGCCGTACCGCACCTCCGAGCACTGGGACCCGGTGACCCGGATGCAGCACGTGGACCTGTTCACGTGGCTGCGCGGGGACATCCTGGTCAAGGCCGACAAGGTGACGATGGCGAACTCGCTGGAACTGCGGGTTCCGTTCCTGGACAACGAGGTGTTCCGGGTCGCCAGCGGCATCCCGCTGGACCAGAAGATCACCCCGGAGACCACGAAGTACGCGCTGCGCCAGGCGATGAAGCAGGTCGTGCCCGCGCACGTGCTCAACCGCCGCAAGCTCGGCTTCCCGGTCCCGATCCGGCACTGGCTGCGCGACGAGATGCACGACTGGGCGCGCAACATCATCCAGCAGTCGCAGACGGAACGGCTGCTGAACAAGACGGCGATCCTGCAGCTGCTGGAAGAACACCGTTCCGGCGTGCTCGACCACAGCCGTCGGCTGTGGGCGCTGCTGGTGTTCATGATCTGGCACGGCATCTTCGTCGAGGGCCGCTTGTCACCTGAGGTCCCGGAGCCGTACTACCCGGTCAAGCTTTGA
- a CDS encoding IS481 family transposase, whose translation MCHRNAPLTETGRLRLARCVVDDRWPLRRAAERFQVSPSTAQRWADRYRTEGEAGMADRSSRPHHSPRRTPSRTERRIIKVRVIRRWGPARIAFLLGLNPATVHRVLGRYRLARLAHLDRATGRVIRRYEYPQPGGLVHVDIKKVGNVPDGGGSKVLGRQAGSHNSQATVTDRRRAGGKKPAIGYSYLHNAVDDHSRLAYTEILPDETRETAAAFWQRAHTFFTDAGITVLRVLTDNGSCYRSHLWTATLTAAGITHLRTRPYRPQTNGKVERYNRTLLDEWAYAQLYLSDTERRNALPHWLHTYNHHRGHTALGGHPPASRVPNLTRHNSYPTTKAKRLKA comes from the coding sequence GTGTGTCACCGTAACGCTCCGTTGACTGAGACGGGCAGGCTGCGTCTGGCTCGGTGTGTCGTGGACGATCGCTGGCCGTTGCGGCGTGCGGCTGAGCGTTTCCAAGTCTCGCCCAGCACCGCGCAACGGTGGGCGGATCGGTATCGCACCGAGGGCGAGGCGGGGATGGCAGACCGGTCCTCGCGTCCGCATCACAGTCCGCGGCGCACTCCGTCGCGCACCGAGCGGCGGATCATCAAGGTCCGGGTGATCCGCCGGTGGGGGCCGGCACGGATCGCGTTTTTGCTGGGCTTGAACCCGGCTACCGTGCACCGGGTCTTGGGCCGCTACAGGCTGGCCCGGCTCGCACACCTGGACCGGGCCACCGGGCGGGTGATCCGCCGCTACGAGTACCCGCAGCCCGGCGGCCTCGTCCACGTCGACATCAAGAAAGTCGGCAACGTCCCCGACGGCGGCGGCAGCAAAGTCCTCGGCCGCCAGGCCGGCAGCCACAACAGCCAGGCCACCGTCACCGACCGCCGCCGCGCCGGCGGGAAGAAACCCGCCATCGGCTACAGCTACCTGCACAACGCCGTCGATGACCACTCGCGGCTTGCCTACACCGAAATCCTTCCCGACGAGACACGCGAAACCGCCGCCGCGTTCTGGCAACGAGCACACACATTCTTCACCGATGCCGGGATCACCGTGCTCCGAGTACTGACCGACAACGGCTCCTGCTACCGCTCCCACCTCTGGACCGCCACACTCACCGCCGCCGGCATCACACACCTCCGCACCCGCCCCTACCGACCCCAAACCAACGGCAAAGTCGAACGCTACAACCGCACCCTGCTCGACGAATGGGCCTACGCCCAGCTCTACCTCTCCGACACCGAACGCCGAAACGCCCTCCCACACTGGCTCCACACCTACAATCACCACCGCGGCCACACCGCACTCGGCGGCCACCCACCCGCCAGCCGCGTCCCCAACCTCACAAGACACAACAGCTACCCGACCACCAAAGCAAAAAGACTCAAAGCTTGA
- a CDS encoding alpha-amylase family protein translates to MRLPVLALAVAFAGVAVVPAAAAVTPATPAPAPAPAAAPATAPVSGPIVQMFQWPWESIAQECRSTLGPKGFGAVQVSPPQEHVQLSGEGHPWYQDYQPVSYQLETRRGDREQFASMVSACNDAGVEIYADAVVNHMAASDAVGSAGTTHSKYDYPGLYSDADFSDCRRDIADYDDKWEVRNCELVGLSDLKTGTDYVRSAEIGYLNDLISLGVSGFRVDGVKHMPPEDVGAIFGGLNTVPDTGAKPYMFQEVIADQTTSAGEYAGNGDVTEFAYHHKVSSAFKDGSLAQLANVPDEMTLPSDQAVVFIDNHDTQRSEPTLTYKDGVSYDLANAFMLAYPYGTPQLISGFAFDDPDAGPPADSDGRTSPANCADQAWVCEHQRPIIAGMAGFHQAVQGKELTNWWDDGSGRIAFGRADAGFVVINREDGEITDQEFQTSLPAGTYCDVMSGSLENGSCTGATAQVRDDGTVTTSVPGNSGIALHAGAKLS, encoded by the coding sequence ATGCGATTACCCGTACTAGCTCTGGCAGTGGCGTTCGCAGGCGTGGCCGTCGTGCCCGCCGCGGCCGCCGTCACCCCGGCGACGCCCGCTCCGGCACCGGCTCCCGCGGCGGCCCCGGCGACGGCTCCGGTTTCCGGGCCGATCGTGCAGATGTTCCAGTGGCCGTGGGAGTCGATCGCGCAGGAATGTCGCAGCACGCTCGGCCCGAAGGGATTCGGCGCGGTCCAGGTTTCGCCGCCCCAGGAGCACGTGCAGCTCTCCGGTGAGGGCCACCCCTGGTACCAGGACTACCAGCCGGTGAGCTACCAGCTGGAGACCCGGCGCGGCGACCGCGAACAGTTCGCCTCGATGGTCTCCGCCTGCAACGACGCCGGTGTGGAGATCTACGCCGACGCCGTGGTGAACCACATGGCCGCCAGCGACGCGGTGGGCAGCGCGGGCACGACCCACTCGAAGTACGACTACCCGGGTCTCTACAGCGACGCCGACTTCAGCGACTGCCGCCGCGACATCGCCGACTACGACGACAAGTGGGAGGTCCGCAACTGCGAACTCGTCGGGCTCTCGGACCTCAAGACCGGGACCGACTACGTGCGTTCCGCCGAGATCGGGTACCTCAACGACCTGATCAGCCTCGGCGTCTCCGGGTTCCGGGTGGACGGCGTGAAGCACATGCCGCCGGAGGACGTCGGCGCGATCTTCGGCGGGTTGAACACGGTGCCCGATACCGGCGCGAAGCCGTACATGTTCCAAGAGGTCATCGCGGATCAGACCACGTCGGCAGGTGAGTACGCAGGCAACGGCGACGTCACCGAATTCGCGTATCACCACAAGGTCAGCTCCGCGTTCAAGGACGGCTCGCTGGCCCAGCTGGCGAACGTGCCGGACGAGATGACCTTGCCCAGCGATCAGGCCGTGGTGTTCATCGACAACCACGACACGCAGCGCAGCGAGCCGACGCTGACCTACAAGGACGGCGTCTCCTACGACCTGGCGAACGCGTTCATGCTCGCCTACCCGTACGGCACGCCGCAGCTGATCTCCGGTTTCGCCTTCGACGACCCGGACGCCGGTCCGCCCGCGGACTCCGACGGCCGCACCAGCCCCGCGAACTGCGCCGACCAGGCGTGGGTGTGCGAGCACCAGCGGCCGATCATCGCCGGGATGGCCGGGTTCCACCAGGCCGTGCAGGGCAAGGAGCTGACGAACTGGTGGGACGACGGCTCCGGCCGGATCGCGTTCGGCCGCGCTGACGCCGGCTTCGTCGTGATCAACCGGGAGGACGGCGAGATCACCGACCAGGAATTCCAGACCTCGCTGCCCGCCGGGACGTACTGCGACGTGATGTCCGGTTCCTTGGAGAACGGATCCTGCACCGGCGCGACCGCGCAAGTGCGGGACGACGGCACCGTCACCACCTCGGTGCCGGGCAACTCGGGTATCGCGCTGCACGCCGGTGCGAAGCTGAGCTGA
- a CDS encoding RNA-binding S4 domain-containing protein has translation MHDVEIREGTIRLGQLLKLAGLAEHGADAKALLEEGEVLVNDEVETRRGRQLTPGDRVALGDEVVRIVSR, from the coding sequence ATGCATGATGTGGAGATCCGGGAAGGCACGATCCGGCTGGGCCAGCTGCTGAAGCTGGCGGGACTCGCCGAGCACGGTGCGGACGCGAAGGCGCTGCTCGAAGAAGGCGAAGTCCTGGTCAACGACGAGGTCGAGACCCGGCGCGGACGGCAACTCACGCCGGGCGACCGGGTCGCCCTCGGCGATGAGGTCGTGCGGATCGTGTCCCGCTGA
- a CDS encoding iron-sulfur cluster assembly accessory protein: MTAQTTIESEAPEHGVTLTGSAAQKAKALLEQEGRDDMHLRIAVQPGGCAGLRYQLFFDERSLDGDARRGFEGLDVVVDRMSAPYVEGAVIDFVDTIEKQGFTIDNPNAGGSCACGDSFH; this comes from the coding sequence ATGACCGCCCAGACCACGATCGAGAGCGAGGCGCCCGAGCACGGTGTCACCTTGACCGGCTCCGCGGCGCAGAAGGCCAAGGCGCTGCTGGAGCAGGAGGGCCGCGATGACATGCACCTGCGCATCGCCGTCCAGCCCGGTGGCTGCGCGGGCCTGCGCTACCAGCTGTTCTTCGACGAGCGTTCGCTCGACGGCGACGCGCGCCGCGGCTTCGAGGGCCTCGACGTGGTCGTCGACCGGATGAGCGCCCCGTACGTGGAAGGCGCGGTCATCGACTTCGTCGACACCATCGAGAAGCAGGGCTTCACGATCGACAACCCGAACGCGGGCGGCTCCTGCGCCTGCGGCGACTCCTTCCACTGA
- a CDS encoding DUF3043 domain-containing protein, whose amino-acid sequence MRFLRRSSAEQTATDDSLAESTDVASEPARDRTPGKGRATPKRREAESRRRGPVAPPPKTQREAMKRARGNKEERRKASRERRERMMAGDDRYLMPRDRGPVRAYVRDIVDTRRHMMGMFMPLVLIVFVTTLVQNVLVQQYATLACLVLLLTMLFEGTLLARAVNKRVRAKFPDATDRSLSLGWYAFTRAMQLRRLRVPRPRLTPKDFHKIG is encoded by the coding sequence GTGAGGTTCCTTCGCCGTAGCAGCGCTGAGCAGACCGCGACCGACGACTCTCTCGCCGAGAGCACCGACGTCGCCTCGGAACCCGCCCGAGATCGCACTCCCGGCAAGGGACGGGCGACGCCCAAGCGCCGCGAGGCCGAGAGCCGCCGCCGCGGACCGGTGGCGCCGCCGCCGAAGACGCAGCGCGAGGCGATGAAGCGCGCCCGCGGCAACAAGGAGGAGCGCCGCAAGGCCTCGCGGGAACGCCGCGAGCGGATGATGGCGGGCGACGACCGCTACCTGATGCCGCGTGACCGCGGCCCCGTGCGCGCGTACGTGCGCGACATCGTGGACACCCGCAGGCACATGATGGGCATGTTCATGCCGCTGGTGCTGATCGTGTTCGTCACGACCCTGGTGCAGAACGTCCTCGTGCAGCAGTACGCCACCTTGGCGTGCCTTGTCCTGCTGCTGACGATGCTGTTCGAGGGAACCCTGCTGGCCCGCGCGGTGAACAAGCGGGTGCGCGCGAAGTTCCCGGACGCGACCGACCGCTCGCTGTCCCTGGGCTGGTACGCCTTCACCCGCGCCATGCAGCTCCGCCGCCTCCGCGTCCCCCGCCCCCGCCTCACCCCAAAGGACTTCCACAAGATCGGCTGA
- a CDS encoding aldo/keto reductase family protein: MEFRRLGNSGLSISEIAYGNWLTHGSQVEEDAARSCVQAALDVGITTFDTADVYARTKAESVLGRALSGQRRESLEIFTKVYFPTGDGPNDRGLGRKHIIESCNASLTRLQTDYVDLYQAHRFDHTVPLEETMSAFADLVRQGKALYIGVSEWTAEQLTRGAELARELSVPLISNQPEYSMLWRVIESQVVPASEREGIGQVVFSPISQGVLTGKYLPGEQPPAGSRATDEGGGSSMISRWMGDDVLGAVQRLQPIASDLGLSTAQLAVAWVLQNPNVSAAIIGASRPEQVRDNAAASGVELGEDVLDRVDDVLGDLVTSDPRRTRSH, translated from the coding sequence ATGGAGTTTCGGCGTCTTGGTAATAGTGGGTTGTCCATCAGTGAGATCGCCTACGGCAACTGGCTCACGCACGGGTCCCAGGTCGAAGAGGACGCGGCACGCTCCTGCGTGCAGGCCGCGCTCGACGTGGGCATCACCACCTTCGACACCGCCGATGTGTACGCCCGGACGAAAGCCGAGTCGGTGCTCGGCAGGGCGCTGTCCGGGCAGCGGCGGGAAAGCCTGGAGATCTTCACCAAGGTCTACTTCCCCACCGGTGACGGCCCGAACGATCGCGGTCTCGGGCGCAAGCACATCATCGAGTCCTGCAATGCCTCGCTGACCCGGCTGCAGACCGACTACGTCGATCTCTACCAGGCGCACCGGTTCGATCACACGGTGCCGCTGGAGGAGACGATGAGCGCGTTCGCGGACCTGGTCCGGCAGGGCAAGGCGCTCTACATCGGCGTCTCCGAGTGGACCGCCGAGCAGCTCACCCGCGGCGCCGAGCTGGCGCGGGAACTGTCGGTGCCGCTGATCTCGAACCAGCCGGAGTATTCGATGCTGTGGCGCGTCATCGAGTCGCAGGTGGTGCCCGCGAGCGAACGCGAAGGCATCGGCCAGGTCGTGTTCTCCCCCATCTCCCAAGGGGTGCTCACCGGCAAGTACCTGCCCGGTGAGCAGCCGCCCGCCGGTTCGCGCGCGACCGACGAGGGCGGTGGTTCCTCGATGATCTCGCGGTGGATGGGCGACGACGTGCTCGGCGCGGTGCAGCGGCTCCAGCCGATCGCGAGCGATCTGGGGCTCTCCACGGCGCAGCTCGCCGTGGCGTGGGTGCTGCAGAACCCGAACGTGTCGGCGGCGATCATCGGCGCTTCCCGGCCGGAACAGGTCAGGGACAACGCCGCCGCCTCCGGAGTGGAACTCGGCGAGGACGTGCTGGACCGGGTCGACGATGTGCTCGGCGATCTCGTCACCAGCGATCCGCGGCGGACCAGATCGCACTGA
- the cobU gene encoding bifunctional adenosylcobinamide kinase/adenosylcobinamide-phosphate guanylyltransferase, with amino-acid sequence MSASPARTLVLGGARSGKSAHAEGLVAAEERVTYVATSRQDPGDAEWTERIAAHVSRRPASWATVEAGEPESLITTLRTAAAGGPTLLVDDLATWLTGALDDAGAWERDPAALREVDAHCAALADATAGCAARLVLVSAEVGLGIVPATRSGRLFRDRLGELNARLAERCDEVLLLVAGVPLRLR; translated from the coding sequence GTGTCCGCGTCTCCCGCACGCACGCTGGTGCTCGGCGGCGCCCGCTCGGGGAAGTCAGCGCACGCCGAGGGTCTCGTCGCCGCTGAGGAGCGCGTCACCTACGTCGCTACCTCCCGCCAGGATCCGGGCGACGCCGAGTGGACGGAGCGCATCGCCGCGCACGTGTCCCGCAGGCCCGCGAGCTGGGCCACGGTGGAGGCCGGCGAACCCGAGTCCTTGATCACCACGTTGCGCACGGCCGCAGCGGGCGGTCCGACGCTGCTGGTGGACGACCTGGCGACCTGGCTCACCGGCGCGCTCGACGACGCGGGCGCCTGGGAGCGCGACCCGGCCGCGCTGCGCGAGGTCGACGCGCACTGCGCCGCGCTCGCCGACGCCACCGCTGGCTGCGCGGCCCGGCTGGTGCTGGTCTCGGCCGAGGTCGGACTCGGCATCGTTCCGGCGACCAGGTCTGGAAGACTTTTCCGCGACCGGCTCGGGGAGCTCAACGCGCGGCTCGCCGAACGCTGCGACGAGGTGCTGCTGCTCGTCGCCGGTGTCCCGCTGCGGTTGCGCTGA